The DNA window TCGTGGTTGGGCTCGCTACATAGAGAACCACTTCCCTGTTACCAATGCTCGaatccttcttgagagcaaCGGTCTCCAGTCGTATCTGGTGGAGACCAACGAGGGCTTCTTCCTATTTGCCGAGAACCTCCGTCAAGGCCAACTTGTCAGCCAGAATGCTGAGGGCGTACTCCGAAATCTTCAATGTTCTCCTCCTATTTTTGACGAAATGGAGGTTCTTTCAGCAGCCGAATCACCGCGACCAACCAACGCCGTCCCTGATATGGACATGAGAATGGACTAGAGAAGCCCCGTCCGGGAACATTTCAAATTTTCTTCTTGACGCATCTTGTACTTGCTATTTACGGAGTTAAGTGTTTGCCATGCTCATGGACTGGGAATGGGAATGGGAAAGGAGCCCTGGGATGGACGGTAAAGAAAGGCTACCGAGAGCGAATGCCATAGACCGGACAGTCATGGCTTGATATCATTTGTTGCAATTTACACCATTAAACGACAACTTGGTGTCGAATGTGCCTCTACTGTGAATGTTTTAAATTGTCGAACAGAACATTTCTGTGGCTTTGTGTAAATTGTACAGCTGTGTTTGTGGCACAGTCGGAGAAAAACTCCCGCCCGCTAATAGATGCGCGTTTGTTACGGGCGTCATTTTCGCGAGCAAGACAATACGACGCGGCACCCTTGACCTGGGTTCGCCTGGCTCGGGCTCGGGCTCGGGCTCGGGCTTGCATTTACATTATGTCCACACGCAGGAAGCATGCATCATGGGCGCCAGGATTGGAAAGGGCCGGTTTGATGGTTTTCCTCGTATAGCACGACGCATTGGATACATTTGGATGGCATTGTCCCTGAGATGCTGGAAGCAACGCTAAATAAGGTAATGGAACACACAATCAATACTCATCCAACAATGACAGCCAATGCAGCCCATGAAGTGGCTTGAAAAGTCACTTCTTGAGCTGCAACAAAGCCAATGTCTTGACTTGGACCTGCAGCTCTTCTCATGCGGCTCAGGCATAATTCTGTGCCAACACTTGAGAGACATTTCAATGAAAACACGATAGTTGGTGCGCTTATCATGATAGATTAGCTAGTAGGTGTCCAGACCATCTCGATCAATAAAACAACTGAAGTAAACTGAAGCATAGCCAATCTTCTCCTAGAATGCTCTCTTACATGCAGTACAAGCATGGCCCTGCCATAAGGTATGTGGTGGTGAACCTAGGTATGTTATGgtgtaaataaataaatggCTCTTGATAGACTTTTCCGCACGGCATCGTTTGACTTTTCCTGAAATCAACCATTTGAattgcctacctaggtaccttggcTCTTCTGCCTCTTGAGGACTGAATCGAGAGCTTGTTCACAGCGGGGGCTTTACTCCCTGTCTCTTGAACTGGTCCTCCCAGTACGAGATACCATTTATAAGAACAGACGAATTAtactgttgagcttgatagggcatacatatatatatatatatatatatcataTCCATTTCACTGCTgccttttcccttcttcgtATCGTTTAAATGGAAGCCTACTAACCTTGGcttgactggactggactggactggctTGGCTCAGGGGAAGCATGTCTCCAACCTCCTCCATTGAGATTGAGCTTGGCCGAGGTATTTTCTTCCCGTGGCCTGATAAGGCCACAACTCTTGAGTACCTGGTCGTCGCAGGGGGCACCTGTGTTATTTTAGGTATCTTAGCCTGTTCAACTATCATCTAGATGCCTCATATACATCACTTGTCGAGTTACACCAACTCTCGGAACCTTAGGACAGCCCATCCGTCATCCAGTTACGTTAGTACCTacgtacctaggtactaaggttCATCAAGAAGGTAACTTCCATCTacaacatcatccatcaCTAGGTTCCAGTCGGCAATGCATTCCCAATAAAGTATAGGTaatctctcttcttgtcggcaGATTCAGATCAGAGCTATACAATCGTCgtatttttttctttcttttgcttttttggCGCCTGTGGTAGTAGGCCCCAAACTGAGAACAGCGCCATCTAATTGATTGATCATTATCCACCGCATCGTTGCCCATCGCAGCGCATCGCAGCGCATCGCAGTCACCAACCATGTCGAGCGCCAATCAACTCTTCCTGCTCGCCGACCACATTAAGCTCTCGCTGTTAGAGCGTCAACGGGCTAagaatctcaatcttgaagGCGACTCGCAAGATGGTCACATCTCACGATCTTTTGACCAGTTCCGCGATGGCCTGGCCAATCTCCGCGATGAGGAGCAGCGCTTGACTTTTGCCGGCGAAACAGAGTAAGCCCTTCTCTCAAGGTATTAAACACCATATTCAATGCTGATCTTGTTCCTCAGCGCCGCTACAAGCCTCACAGAATCCATCACATCGCTCCAGAAGCAACTAGACGACCTCACAACTCAATTCCAAGGCCAACCAAACTCCAAAACCGCCGAAACCCTCACTCACCCCAACTCGGAAGAGCTCGCCGACGACTTTGAGCACGCAACGTCAACATCTCCAGTCTcaaggaagccaaagacTGTTCGCTTCAGCGACACCCCTTCTTCGCCGTCCGCTGAGCTCTTTGGCCGTTACCGCGATGATCCCTCCGATAGCGCCGGCTACCGAGACGAGGCACAGGGCATGGACAACCAGCAGATTCACCAGTACCACGCCCAGATCCTAGAACAACAAGATGAGCAGCTTGATCGCTTGGGCGAGTCTATCGGACGCCAGCGCGAGCTTAGCATGCAAATTGGCGACGAGCTCGATAGCCACGTTGCTATGCTCgacgaggttgaggctgttaCCGATCGTCACCAGAGCCGACTGGATCGTGCGAGTAGAATGCTTGGAAAGGTCGCTCGAGGCGCAAGCGAGAACAAGCAAATGACCACCATCGtggttctcatcatcattcttgtcttgctcaTTGCTATCCTGAAATAAGGTACACCATACTTGTCTcttatcttctttccatccatTTCAAAAAGAAACAGCGGGCTTAGCGCATCGGTTGGAGTTCTCGGAGTCGTTTGCTTGGGCGTTATCGTGGCATCTACCTGCCTTACATTTTGATATGTTTTTGTTCCTTTACTTCAGTACAACAGTGGACAGTTGACCTTTTCTGCAACTCACTTCCTGTAAATACGCAGCAATACTTAACCAAGCTTAACAGAATAGAGACCAGTCTAGGTTCCTCGTCTTGTCATTTTATCATTCTCAGAGTAAAAGCTACCTGCCAATCCTGAACATAACGTGTAGTCTAGACAATTCTCCTCAGGTAGAGATTCTCTCGGAcaaggaaaaaagaaagaaataaagaaagcaGTTCATCGGATTACGTCTCCTTCTTTGTCAATGCCTTCAAGCCCCTCGAGGATATCGCTTCCTGCCAGAATACCCGTGGCGCCCACGGTCACGCCTCGTTCTCGCGACCATACCTCATGAAACTTTATGCTCTTGTCACTCGATGCAACAACAATGCACCCTTCCTTTCCTCCTGCTGGTGCGGTTGGGTCATCAGAGGTCGGTCCTCGAGGGTATGAAATGGCATACAAGGCCCGCAGATCGTCCTCCCAAGGAATTGCTGCAACCTGTTTGCACTCCGGCCAGCTGAAAACGCTCACACGATAGGGGTGTTCCGGTGAAGCATACCCGAATGTGGCGGCAATCTCTCTGCGTGTTGTGTTCCAGATGAGCGAGGTTACCTGGGCCGACACTGATATAGTTGCGAGAGCTGCTCCGGATGGCGTATGGAAGAAGTGGATGCACTTGTCGTTAGAGCCACCTCCTGTTGCCACCAACTCTCGCCTCCAAGGACAAAAAGCAATGGCTTTTACAGCAGCATCGTGGTTCCAATGATGCTTCGCGATAGCAGGGCCAAGATACCGAACGGTGTCTGTTCCACTCGGAAGCGGCTGTAGCTGTGCCCTGAACGCCCTCGCGGGCATATCGTCGTCCCCATCGACGCTCAACAACCGTGTAACTCTTGTCTCAATGCCACCATACGCGCTGCCCGCCTCTATACGCCCTCGAACACCATTTACCCCAGGGGCTTGCTCAGTTCGCCGCCCGGAGACTTGATCAGCATCGAAAAGACAGCAGAGATTGTCGTTTCCACCTGAGGCGAATAGCCGACCATCATATGACCATGCAAGACCGCATACTTGCTGACAGTGAATATTGCTGATCTTGGTCACCAACAATACTGCACCGGGCCAAGTGTCCCGCGTGACTTCCCAGCCTATCGGCCATTCTACGACGTAGTAGTAGATATTGCccatctcatccccaacTACCAAGTCTTCCGTCAGAACTTCGACCCCTAGGTTCATGGGGTTTTTGGAAGGTCGCAAAGTACAAACTGGGCGCCAGCTCACACAGGAGATAGGAAAGGCCTGGCGAATCTCGAATCGT is part of the Fusarium fujikuroi IMI 58289 draft genome, chromosome FFUJ_chr07 genome and encodes:
- a CDS encoding related to syntaxin 8, with product MSSANQLFLLADHIKLSLLERQRAKNLNLEGDSQDGHISRSFDQFRDGLANLRDEEQRLTFAGETDAATSLTESITSLQKQLDDLTTQFQGQPNSKTAETLTHPNSEELADDFEHATSTSPVSRKPKTVRFSDTPSSPSAELFGRYRDDPSDSAGYRDEAQGMDNQQIHQYHAQILEQQDEQLDRLGESIGRQRELSMQIGDELDSHVAMLDEVEAVTDRHQSRLDRASRMLGKVARGASENKQMTTIVVLIIILVLLIAILK